A genomic window from Variovorax paradoxus includes:
- a CDS encoding ATP-binding protein has product MATSSKSSPDTGASNLQRPPAEILYAAQLARLQAQDKDPRPPGWVLGLKAARSFILGDVALDIAPKIVAPVASIERMLVTLATGRGLMLVGEPGTAKSMLSELLATAISGISTLTIQGGASITEDQIKYGWNYALLINEGPSPRAMVPAPLYLGMQQGQVVRFEEITRAPLEVQDCLLGMLSDRVMAVPELSGEHGMLYAREGFNIIATANTRDRGVNEMSAALKRRFDFETVFPILDFDRELALVQESSTRLLAQSGIPKTVPAPVLELLVSTFRDLRGAPTKGDNGNAGDAAMDRLTAVMSTAEAVNVAHAVGVRAWFLEQREGSPADLVDCIAGTVVKDNADDRAKLRRYFEQKAAKRNGAHWRAYYEARHRLP; this is encoded by the coding sequence ATGGCCACTTCCAGCAAGTCCTCCCCAGACACCGGCGCATCGAACCTGCAGCGCCCGCCAGCCGAGATCCTGTACGCCGCACAGCTCGCGCGGCTGCAGGCGCAAGACAAAGACCCGCGCCCGCCCGGCTGGGTGCTCGGCCTGAAGGCCGCACGCTCGTTCATCCTCGGCGACGTGGCGCTCGACATCGCGCCCAAGATCGTCGCGCCCGTGGCCAGCATCGAGCGCATGCTCGTCACGCTGGCTACCGGCCGCGGGCTGATGCTGGTGGGCGAGCCGGGCACGGCGAAGTCGATGCTGTCGGAGCTGCTGGCCACGGCCATCTCGGGCATCTCGACGCTCACCATCCAGGGCGGCGCGTCGATCACCGAAGACCAGATCAAGTACGGGTGGAACTACGCGCTGCTCATCAACGAAGGCCCGAGTCCGCGCGCGATGGTGCCGGCGCCGCTGTACCTCGGCATGCAGCAGGGGCAGGTGGTGCGCTTCGAAGAAATCACGCGAGCGCCGCTGGAAGTGCAAGACTGCCTGCTCGGCATGCTGTCGGACCGCGTGATGGCGGTGCCCGAGCTGTCGGGCGAGCACGGCATGCTCTATGCGCGCGAGGGCTTCAACATCATCGCCACCGCCAACACGCGCGACCGCGGCGTGAACGAGATGAGCGCGGCGCTGAAGCGGCGCTTCGACTTCGAGACGGTGTTTCCCATCCTCGACTTCGACCGCGAACTGGCGCTGGTGCAGGAGTCGTCGACGCGGCTGCTCGCGCAGAGCGGCATTCCGAAAACCGTGCCAGCACCTGTGCTGGAGCTGCTGGTGTCGACCTTCCGCGACCTGCGTGGCGCGCCGACCAAGGGTGACAACGGCAACGCAGGCGATGCCGCGATGGACCGGCTCACCGCCGTGATGTCCACCGCCGAAGCCGTGAACGTGGCGCATGCGGTCGGCGTGCGCGCCTGGTTCCTAGAACAGCGCGAAGGCTCGCCCGCTGACCTTGTCGATTGCATCGCCGGCACGGTGGTGAAGGACAACGCGGACGACCGCGCGAAGCTGCGGCGCTACTTCGAGCAGAAGGCCGCCAAGCGAAACGGCGCCCACTGGCGCGCCTACTACGAAGCACGCCACCGTCTGCCCTGA
- a CDS encoding DUF5682 family protein: protein MQQPHIVGVRHHSPACARLVAERIRTLRPAYVLIEGPADFNERLDELYLPHQLPVAIYSYLSGDQTHRGSWSPFAEHSPEWQALQVAREVGATVRFIDLPAWHDAFSRMENRYADVADHEHEERAEAYERALTEKLSVQGRDALWDHLFEDGCDAAELAQRLLTYFDHLRGEDRGSQGNQAREQMMARWIAWAMAQPGEPGRAQALVVCGGYHAPALARLWQSVPSELPATPQPSLESSDDEEAPGTPDPEATLRFGSYLVPYTFKRLDAFAGYASGMPSPAYYQWVWDHGPEGAAHRALQHVMQRLREKKLPASTADLMAVHLRAQGLARLRGHEKPLRSDWLDALAGALVKDALDAPLPWTYRGAIRPGTDPVLVQAMDVLAGDTVGRLAPGTPQPPLVAAVQAELAAHGIVLRGQLKLDLLLETDRAKSRVLHRLSVLRLPGVRRTQGPKLAMSGERTELWSLSEPLEQQAALIEAGAWGASLHDAARARLEDDLRQAHGRIGPLADGLNQAAWAGLSALSDALLRELRGAIASEPRFEALGPALSVLHTLLRHGQMLGMADAPVLRVVIESGFDRALWLLEPPAAITPADMQAHLEGHLALRRIVADVLAHAQDNAHDAHAPSLLDVEPARALAVWQRKAADTSAAPVSRGAALGATLSLAGRITDAQTHSDHGVSEAMQLLHSLPAPVLGDALTGLLALARETLSSEPAFVAGMDRTVQALDNADFVRAMPSLRAAFAWLPPQERGLLADQVLALHDATHLSRRALTAHRTGEAAPEQLAEARSVEDAVLARLAAWGVTLEDAQGRPHP, encoded by the coding sequence ATGCAGCAACCCCATATCGTTGGCGTGCGCCATCACAGCCCGGCCTGCGCGCGGCTGGTGGCCGAGCGCATTCGCACGCTGCGCCCGGCGTACGTGCTGATCGAAGGCCCGGCCGATTTCAACGAACGCCTCGACGAGCTGTACCTGCCGCACCAGTTGCCGGTGGCGATCTACAGCTATCTCTCGGGCGACCAGACGCACCGCGGTTCGTGGTCGCCCTTTGCCGAACATTCGCCCGAGTGGCAGGCGCTGCAGGTGGCGCGCGAGGTCGGCGCCACCGTGCGCTTCATCGACCTGCCGGCCTGGCACGACGCCTTCTCGCGCATGGAGAACCGCTACGCCGACGTGGCCGACCACGAGCACGAGGAGCGCGCCGAAGCCTACGAGCGCGCGCTGACCGAAAAGCTCTCGGTGCAGGGCCGCGATGCGCTGTGGGACCACCTGTTCGAGGACGGCTGCGATGCGGCTGAGCTGGCGCAGCGCCTCTTGACCTATTTCGACCACCTGCGCGGCGAGGACCGGGGCTCGCAAGGCAACCAGGCACGCGAGCAGATGATGGCGCGCTGGATCGCCTGGGCGATGGCGCAGCCGGGCGAACCGGGCCGGGCGCAGGCACTGGTGGTGTGCGGCGGCTATCACGCGCCCGCGTTGGCGCGGTTGTGGCAAAGCGTGCCGTCTGAACTGCCCGCCACGCCACAGCCCTCGCTCGAATCCTCCGACGATGAAGAAGCGCCGGGGACGCCCGACCCCGAGGCCACGCTGCGCTTCGGCTCCTACCTCGTGCCCTACACCTTCAAGCGCCTCGACGCCTTCGCGGGCTACGCATCGGGCATGCCCTCCCCGGCCTACTACCAGTGGGTCTGGGACCATGGCCCCGAAGGCGCCGCACACCGCGCGCTGCAACACGTGATGCAGCGCCTGCGCGAAAAGAAACTGCCCGCCTCCACCGCCGACCTGATGGCCGTGCACCTGCGCGCGCAAGGACTCGCGCGGCTGCGCGGGCACGAGAAGCCGCTGCGCTCCGACTGGCTCGACGCGCTGGCCGGCGCGCTGGTGAAAGACGCGCTCGATGCGCCCCTGCCCTGGACTTATCGCGGCGCGATTCGCCCCGGCACCGACCCCGTGCTGGTGCAGGCGATGGACGTGCTGGCCGGCGACACCGTCGGCCGCCTCGCGCCCGGCACGCCGCAGCCGCCGCTGGTGGCCGCCGTGCAGGCCGAGCTCGCGGCGCATGGCATCGTGCTGCGCGGCCAACTCAAGCTCGACCTGCTGCTCGAAACCGACCGCGCGAAGAGCCGCGTGTTGCACCGACTGTCGGTCCTGCGGCTGCCCGGCGTGCGCCGCACGCAGGGGCCGAAGCTCGCGATGTCGGGCGAACGCACCGAACTCTGGTCGCTGAGCGAGCCGCTGGAGCAGCAGGCCGCGTTGATCGAGGCCGGCGCCTGGGGCGCGAGCCTGCACGATGCGGCGCGCGCCCGGCTCGAAGACGATCTGCGCCAGGCCCACGGCCGCATCGGCCCGCTGGCCGACGGACTCAACCAGGCCGCGTGGGCAGGACTGTCGGCGCTCAGCGATGCGCTGCTGCGTGAGTTGCGCGGCGCAATTGCCAGCGAGCCGCGCTTCGAGGCGCTGGGCCCTGCGCTGTCGGTGCTGCACACGCTGCTGCGCCACGGCCAGATGCTGGGCATGGCCGATGCGCCGGTGCTGCGCGTGGTGATCGAATCGGGCTTCGACCGTGCGCTGTGGCTGCTGGAGCCGCCCGCCGCCATCACACCGGCAGACATGCAGGCGCACCTCGAAGGCCACCTCGCGCTGCGCCGGATCGTGGCCGATGTGCTGGCCCATGCACAGGACAACGCGCACGATGCGCATGCGCCGTCGCTGCTCGATGTGGAGCCGGCCCGCGCGCTCGCCGTGTGGCAGCGCAAGGCCGCCGACACCAGCGCCGCACCCGTGAGCCGCGGCGCGGCGCTGGGCGCAACGCTGAGCCTCGCTGGTCGGATTACCGATGCCCAAACGCACAGCGATCACGGCGTGAGCGAAGCCATGCAGCTGCTGCACTCGCTGCCCGCGCCGGTGCTCGGCGACGCGCTCACCGGGCTGCTGGCGCTGGCGCGCGAAACGCTGTCGTCCGAACCCGCTTTCGTCGCCGGCATGGACCGCACCGTACAGGCGCTGGACAACGCCGACTTCGTGCGCGCCATGCCCAGCCTGCGCGCCGCCTTCGCCTGGCTGCCGCCGCAGGAGCGCGGGCTGCTGGCCGACCAGGTGCTGGCGCTGCACGATGCCACGCACCTGTCGCGCCGCGCGCTCACGGCCCATCGCACGGGCGAGGCTGCGCCTGAGCAGCTGGCCGAAGCACGCAGCGTGGAAGACGCCGTGCTCGCGCGCCTCGCAGCCTGGGGCGTGACACTGGAAGACGCGCAAGGAAGGCCCCACCCATGA
- a CDS encoding VWA domain-containing protein: MSLDIPDPLQRWRLLLGDPAESACGSLSAEAQAADAALDWLYGRDGDRATRGERSAGLGPSALTTPDWINAIHTLFPKEVIERLEQDAVERYGIDEVVTNLEVLERIEPSESLLRAVLHTKHLMNPQVLAAARKLVAEVVRRIMEKLATEVRQAFSGSRDRRRRSRMKVARNFDFKQTLAANLHRYDPQRRKLYVERPVFISRTKRHAEPWDIILLIDQSGSMVDSVIHSAVMAACLWQLPGMRTRLVAFDTAVVDLTADVSDPVELLMKVQLGGGTDIAKAVAYAQSLVANPRKSIVVLVSDFYEGGSEHELVRRVKALVESGAKVLGLAALDSKAEPNYDREMAARLVREGAQIGAMTPGQLAGWLAEKVQG; this comes from the coding sequence ATGAGCCTCGACATTCCCGATCCGCTTCAGCGCTGGCGCCTGTTGCTGGGCGACCCGGCCGAATCGGCCTGCGGCAGCCTGAGCGCCGAGGCGCAGGCCGCCGATGCCGCGCTCGACTGGCTCTACGGCCGCGACGGCGACCGCGCGACCCGTGGCGAACGCAGCGCGGGCCTGGGCCCGTCGGCGCTGACCACGCCGGACTGGATCAACGCCATCCACACGCTCTTTCCGAAAGAAGTGATCGAGCGGCTGGAGCAGGACGCGGTCGAGCGCTACGGCATCGACGAGGTTGTGACGAACCTCGAAGTGCTGGAGCGCATCGAGCCTTCGGAATCGCTGCTGCGCGCGGTGCTGCACACCAAGCACCTGATGAACCCGCAGGTGCTGGCGGCCGCGCGCAAGCTGGTGGCCGAGGTGGTGCGGCGCATCATGGAAAAGCTCGCCACCGAAGTGCGCCAGGCCTTCAGCGGCAGCCGCGACCGGCGCCGCCGCTCGCGCATGAAGGTGGCGCGCAACTTCGACTTCAAGCAGACGCTGGCGGCCAACCTTCACCGCTACGACCCGCAGCGCCGCAAGCTCTACGTGGAACGGCCGGTGTTCATCAGCCGCACCAAGCGGCATGCCGAGCCTTGGGACATCATCTTGCTGATCGACCAGAGCGGCTCGATGGTCGACTCGGTGATCCACAGCGCGGTGATGGCCGCCTGCCTGTGGCAGCTGCCCGGCATGCGCACGCGGCTCGTGGCCTTCGACACCGCGGTGGTCGACCTGACCGCCGACGTGTCGGACCCGGTCGAGTTGCTGATGAAGGTGCAGCTGGGCGGGGGCACCGACATCGCCAAAGCAGTGGCCTATGCGCAGTCGCTCGTCGCCAATCCGCGCAAGAGCATCGTGGTGCTGGTGAGCGATTTCTACGAAGGCGGCAGCGAGCATGAACTGGTGCGCCGCGTGAAGGCGCTGGTCGAGTCCGGCGCGAAGGTGCTGGGGCTGGCTGCGCTCGACTCGAAGGCCGAGCCCAACTACGACCGCGAGATGGCGGCGCGGCTGGTGCGCGAAGGTGCGCAGATCGGCGCGATGACGCCGGGCCAGCTCGCCGGCTGGCTGGCCGAGAAGGTGCAGGGATGA
- a CDS encoding SWIM zinc finger family protein: protein MSGSTTTWRTDLLELTPEALTALANAGFVKRAQKDVAAGLLPKLETNADGVVQAQFDDGVRTSLPPGRTLRDAQCSCPASGMCRHRVMLVLAYQAQAASEKADAPAAADEVSAEPDGAWSPAQFDDAALAASLAPSVLEQANKLAAARPVVGVQAWRSASAPPVARLPMCSVRFFSRSSLVHARCDCKQGSGCAHVVIAVWAFRQAGSLAPGSAEVMVEVQPSASAGMDAAEPAPLPSAMQGEAALTLRTQIDALLLSLWLDGSSQPLMALAARFEAVRSQTRALGWNWIDDALDELWQLLQAQQARSSRFEPLRLVRVLTELWARLQAAAHAGRPQDGSARPALPASQILGIGVKGEVALDHLRLVSLGAELWSDETAEGANILFADPDTQNVTVLERQWSREADAAAGGAAPNLLNRRVAGFPLRQLASGQVITKTATRRANGLVDITAGARQTGVLPLSPKSWDDLVAPLRQDSVAGLVAHLKEAQPDFVRPRQAASGASAGASGQLHVVAFERMDVASCHWDAAAQVLHARLGQAVADEASEAKAEDAQLHLALPHRAATPGAVDALARTLAGEYGALRAVAGTVHLQGSQAVMQPLSLLTAQRAVVLQVEAVAPKPLDLESDAEEVPALNALAGDTLELLALWLRQGLRHQGGGAMSKAQAQVLRLKQAGLGRGATLLEAVLENLRSAQRPALVAQLAMLGLLMQGVAQSASA, encoded by the coding sequence ATGAGCGGCTCCACGACAACATGGCGCACCGACCTGCTCGAGCTGACGCCCGAAGCGCTGACGGCGCTGGCCAACGCGGGCTTCGTCAAGCGCGCGCAGAAAGACGTAGCCGCCGGCCTGCTGCCGAAGTTGGAGACCAACGCCGACGGCGTGGTGCAGGCGCAGTTCGACGACGGCGTGCGCACCAGCCTGCCGCCGGGGCGCACGCTGCGCGATGCGCAGTGCAGTTGTCCGGCCAGCGGCATGTGCCGGCATCGGGTGATGCTGGTGCTGGCTTACCAGGCACAAGCTGCGTCGGAAAAAGCCGATGCGCCGGCAGCGGCCGACGAGGTTTCAGCGGAGCCGGACGGTGCATGGAGCCCCGCGCAGTTCGACGATGCCGCGCTGGCCGCGAGCCTCGCGCCCTCGGTGCTCGAGCAGGCGAACAAGCTCGCCGCCGCACGCCCGGTGGTCGGCGTGCAGGCCTGGCGCAGCGCCAGCGCGCCGCCCGTGGCGCGGCTGCCGATGTGCAGCGTGCGCTTCTTCTCGCGCAGCTCGCTGGTTCATGCGCGCTGCGATTGCAAGCAGGGCAGCGGCTGCGCGCACGTGGTGATCGCGGTGTGGGCCTTCCGGCAGGCCGGCTCGCTGGCGCCCGGTTCGGCGGAGGTGATGGTCGAGGTGCAGCCGTCCGCATCGGCGGGCATGGATGCTGCGGAACCCGCGCCGCTGCCCTCAGCCATGCAGGGCGAAGCCGCGCTGACCCTGCGCACGCAGATCGACGCCCTGCTGCTGTCGCTCTGGCTCGACGGTTCCAGCCAGCCGCTGATGGCGCTGGCGGCCCGCTTCGAGGCCGTGCGCAGCCAGACGCGCGCGCTGGGCTGGAATTGGATCGACGACGCGCTCGACGAGCTCTGGCAGCTGCTACAAGCCCAACAGGCGCGCAGCAGCCGATTCGAGCCACTGCGGCTGGTGCGCGTGCTGACCGAGCTGTGGGCGCGGCTGCAGGCGGCGGCGCATGCCGGGCGGCCGCAGGATGGCTCCGCACGGCCAGCGCTGCCGGCCAGCCAGATCCTAGGCATCGGTGTGAAGGGCGAGGTCGCACTCGACCATCTGCGGCTGGTGTCGCTCGGCGCGGAGCTCTGGTCCGACGAGACGGCCGAAGGCGCGAACATTCTCTTTGCCGACCCCGACACGCAGAACGTGACCGTACTGGAACGCCAGTGGTCGCGCGAGGCCGACGCCGCAGCCGGCGGCGCGGCACCCAACCTGCTGAACCGGCGTGTCGCGGGCTTTCCGCTGCGGCAGCTGGCAAGCGGACAGGTCATCACCAAGACCGCGACGCGGCGCGCCAACGGGCTGGTCGACATCACGGCAGGCGCGCGGCAGACCGGCGTACTGCCGCTGTCGCCGAAGTCGTGGGACGACCTGGTCGCGCCGCTGCGGCAGGACAGCGTGGCGGGGCTGGTGGCGCATCTGAAAGAAGCGCAGCCCGATTTCGTCCGGCCGCGGCAGGCGGCGAGTGGCGCATCGGCTGGTGCCTCAGGGCAGCTGCATGTGGTGGCGTTCGAACGCATGGATGTGGCGTCTTGTCACTGGGATGCGGCGGCGCAGGTGCTGCATGCGCGGCTTGGACAGGCGGTGGCGGACGAGGCGAGCGAAGCCAAGGCCGAAGACGCGCAGCTGCATCTGGCGTTGCCGCATCGCGCGGCCACACCTGGCGCCGTCGATGCGCTGGCCCGCACGCTTGCCGGCGAATACGGCGCGCTGCGCGCCGTGGCGGGCACGGTGCATCTGCAGGGCAGCCAGGCGGTCATGCAGCCTCTGAGCCTGCTGACGGCACAACGCGCAGTGGTGCTGCAGGTCGAAGCGGTCGCACCGAAGCCGCTGGATCTGGAAAGCGACGCCGAAGAAGTACCCGCACTGAACGCGCTGGCCGGCGATACGCTGGAACTGCTGGCGCTGTGGCTGCGACAAGGCCTGCGCCATCAGGGCGGTGGCGCAATGTCGAAGGCGCAAGCGCAGGTGCTGCGGTTGAAGCAGGCCGGGCTGGGGCGAGGCGCAACGCTGCTGGAGGCCGTGCTCGAAAATTTGCGCTCGGCGCAACGGCCGGCGCTGGTGGCACAGCTGGCAATGCTGGGCTTGCTGATGCAGGGCGTGGCGCAATCGGCCTCGGCATGA
- a CDS encoding ClpXP protease specificity-enhancing factor: protein MINALESSSTRPYLIRALYEWCTDNGFTPYVAVQVDDTVQVPREYVKNGEIVLNISFDATSSLKLGNDFIEFKARFAGTAREISVPVGRVIAIYARENGQGMAFPAPAPSVPSEHDGSDGPVSTPSPQGPARMPLRDASRGTEGDAGKIVHLVTGEDGDETVDAGSPADPVDEPPRPPAGGGTRPSLKRVK, encoded by the coding sequence ATGATCAACGCGCTCGAGTCGTCCTCCACCCGCCCGTACCTCATCCGGGCGCTGTACGAATGGTGCACCGACAACGGGTTCACGCCCTATGTCGCGGTGCAGGTCGACGACACCGTGCAGGTGCCGCGCGAGTACGTGAAGAACGGCGAGATCGTGCTCAACATCAGCTTCGACGCGACCAGCTCGCTCAAGCTCGGCAACGACTTCATCGAGTTCAAGGCCCGTTTTGCGGGTACGGCGCGTGAAATCAGCGTGCCGGTTGGGCGCGTGATTGCCATCTACGCACGCGAAAACGGACAGGGCATGGCGTTTCCCGCGCCGGCACCGTCGGTTCCCTCGGAGCACGATGGCAGCGATGGCCCGGTTTCCACGCCTTCGCCCCAGGGTCCGGCCCGCATGCCCTTGCGTGACGCCTCGCGCGGCACCGAAGGCGATGCCGGCAAGATCGTTCACCTGGTGACGGGCGAGGACGGCGACGAAACGGTCGATGCGGGCTCGCCCGCTGATCCGGTCGACGAGCCGCCGCGCCCGCCGGCCGGTGGCGGCACCAGGCCCTCGCTCAAGCGCGTCAAGTAG
- a CDS encoding glutathione S-transferase N-terminal domain-containing protein: MMVLYSGTTCPFSHRCRFVLFEKGMDFEIRDVDLYNKPEDISVMNPYGQVPILVERDLILYESNIINEYIDERFPHPQLMPGDPVDRARVRLFLLNFEKELFVHVSTLENRTTKGNEKALEKARSHIRDRLTQLAPVFLKNKYMLGDNFSMLDVAIAPLLWRLDYYGIDLSKNAAPLLKYAERIFSRPAYIEALTPSEKVMRK, translated from the coding sequence ATGATGGTCTTGTATTCAGGAACGACCTGCCCCTTTTCCCACCGCTGCCGCTTCGTGTTGTTCGAAAAGGGCATGGACTTCGAGATCCGCGACGTCGATCTCTACAACAAGCCCGAAGACATCAGCGTGATGAACCCGTACGGCCAGGTGCCGATCCTGGTCGAGCGCGACCTGATCCTGTACGAGTCGAACATCATCAACGAGTACATCGACGAGCGCTTCCCGCATCCCCAGCTGATGCCCGGCGACCCGGTCGACCGCGCCCGCGTGCGCCTGTTCCTGCTCAACTTCGAGAAGGAACTCTTCGTGCATGTCTCGACGCTCGAGAACCGCACCACCAAGGGCAACGAGAAGGCGCTGGAAAAGGCCCGCTCGCACATCCGCGACCGTCTCACGCAGCTGGCACCCGTGTTCCTCAAGAACAAGTACATGCTGGGCGACAACTTCTCGATGCTCGACGTGGCCATCGCGCCGCTGCTGTGGCGCCTCGACTACTACGGCATCGACCTCAGCAAGAACGCGGCACCGCTCCTGAAGTACGCCGAGCGTATCTTCTCGCGCCCGGCCTACATCGAAGCACTCACGCCTTCTGAAAAGGTCATGCGAAAGTAA
- a CDS encoding cytochrome c1 produces the protein MKKSISGWLAVLGLALGLTFSAAASAESEGIAWDKAPNKTTDVAALQNGAKLFVNYCLNCHSAAFMRYNRLQDIGITEQQIKDNLLFATDKVGETMKANIDARQAKEWFGTTPPDLTLVARSRAGHGGTGADYLYTYLRTYYRDDTKATGWNNLVFPSVAMPNPLWELQGERRPVYTKVEQHGHETEVFKGWEQVTPGTLTPVQYDNAVGDLVSYLQWMAEPAQNTRIRIGVWVLLFLTMSVVFVWRLNASYWKDVK, from the coding sequence ATGAAGAAAAGCATTTCCGGCTGGCTCGCGGTCCTGGGTCTCGCACTGGGCCTGACCTTTTCCGCGGCGGCATCGGCCGAGTCCGAAGGCATCGCGTGGGACAAGGCGCCCAACAAGACGACCGACGTGGCTGCCTTGCAGAACGGCGCGAAGTTGTTCGTCAACTACTGCCTGAACTGCCACTCGGCGGCCTTCATGCGCTACAACCGCCTGCAGGACATCGGCATCACCGAGCAGCAGATCAAGGACAACCTTCTGTTCGCGACCGACAAGGTCGGCGAAACCATGAAGGCCAACATCGATGCGCGCCAGGCCAAGGAATGGTTCGGCACCACGCCGCCCGACCTGACGCTGGTCGCCCGCTCGCGCGCCGGCCACGGCGGCACCGGCGCCGACTACCTCTACACGTACCTTCGCACCTACTACCGCGACGACACCAAGGCCACCGGCTGGAACAACCTCGTGTTCCCGAGCGTCGCCATGCCGAACCCCCTGTGGGAACTGCAAGGCGAACGCCGCCCGGTCTACACCAAGGTCGAACAGCACGGCCACGAAACCGAAGTGTTCAAGGGCTGGGAGCAAGTCACTCCCGGCACCCTGACGCCCGTGCAGTACGACAATGCGGTCGGCGACCTGGTGAGTTACCTGCAATGGATGGCCGAACCGGCACAGAACACCCGCATCCGCATCGGCGTGTGGGTGCTGCTGTTCCTGACCATGTCGGTGGTATTCGTGTGGCGACTGAACGCCTCGTACTGGAAAGACGTCAAGTAG
- a CDS encoding cytochrome b — MAEFHEISPNAPASEKLLNWVDNRFPLSKLWNDQWGKYYAPKNFNFWYIFGSLAMLVLVIQIVTGIFLVMHYKPDANQAFASVEYIMRDVPWGWLIRYIHSTGASAFFIVVYLHMFRGLMYGSYRKPRELIWVFGCAIFLCLMAEAFMGYLLPWGQMSYWGAQVIVNLFAAIPFVGPDLALLIRGDYVVSDATLNRFFSFHVIAVPLVLLGLVVAHLIALHEVGSNNPDGIEIKAKRGPDGHPLDGIPSHPYYTVHDIFGVVVFLTIFSAVIFFAPEAGGYFLEYNNFIPADSLKTPNHIAPVWYFTPFYSMLRATTDDMVNVFALIVAAAAIWNLVKGKSGMGLKIAGVVVAAVVIFLLKNFDAKFWGVVIMGGSVIILFFLPWLDHSEVKSIRYRPGWHKYVYGVFVFFFLILGYLGIQAPGVWGNLVIGSFALDIAQTISQIGTLFYFGFFLLMPWWSRKGEFKTVPERVVFAAH, encoded by the coding sequence ATGGCTGAATTCCACGAGATTTCCCCCAACGCTCCTGCCAGCGAGAAGCTGCTGAACTGGGTCGACAACCGCTTCCCGCTCAGCAAGCTCTGGAACGACCAGTGGGGCAAGTACTACGCGCCGAAGAACTTCAACTTCTGGTACATCTTCGGCTCGCTGGCCATGCTGGTCCTGGTGATCCAGATCGTCACCGGCATCTTCCTCGTCATGCACTACAAGCCCGACGCGAACCAGGCGTTCGCATCGGTCGAGTACATCATGCGCGACGTGCCGTGGGGCTGGCTCATCCGCTACATCCACTCGACGGGCGCCTCGGCGTTCTTCATCGTGGTGTACCTGCACATGTTCCGCGGCCTCATGTACGGCAGCTACCGCAAGCCGCGCGAGCTGATCTGGGTGTTCGGCTGCGCGATCTTCCTGTGCCTGATGGCCGAAGCCTTCATGGGCTACCTGCTGCCCTGGGGCCAGATGTCCTACTGGGGCGCCCAGGTGATCGTGAACCTGTTTGCCGCCATTCCCTTCGTCGGCCCTGACCTGGCCCTGCTGATCCGCGGCGACTACGTGGTGAGCGACGCCACGCTGAACCGCTTCTTCAGCTTCCACGTGATCGCCGTGCCGCTGGTGCTGCTCGGCCTGGTGGTGGCCCACCTGATCGCGCTGCACGAAGTGGGTTCGAACAACCCCGACGGCATCGAGATCAAGGCCAAGCGCGGCCCCGACGGCCATCCGCTGGACGGCATTCCGTCGCATCCGTACTACACGGTGCACGACATCTTCGGCGTAGTGGTGTTCCTCACGATCTTCTCGGCGGTGATCTTCTTCGCCCCTGAAGCCGGCGGGTACTTCCTCGAATACAACAACTTCATTCCGGCCGATTCGCTGAAGACGCCGAACCACATCGCGCCGGTCTGGTACTTCACGCCGTTCTATTCGATGCTGCGCGCGACCACCGACGACATGGTCAACGTGTTCGCGCTCATCGTCGCCGCGGCCGCCATCTGGAACCTCGTCAAGGGCAAGTCGGGCATGGGCCTGAAGATCGCCGGCGTGGTCGTGGCGGCTGTCGTGATCTTCCTGCTCAAGAACTTCGACGCCAAGTTCTGGGGCGTGGTCATCATGGGCGGCTCGGTCATCATCCTGTTCTTCCTGCCGTGGCTCGACCACAGCGAAGTCAAGTCGATCCGCTACCGTCCGGGCTGGCACAAGTATGTGTACGGCGTGTTCGTGTTCTTCTTCCTGATCCTGGGCTACCTGGGCATCCAGGCGCCTGGCGTCTGGGGCAACCTGGTCATCGGCTCTTTCGCCCTCGACATCGCGCAGACCATTTCGCAGATCGGCACGCTCTTCTACTTCGGCTTCTTCCTGCTGATGCCGTGGTGGAGCCGCAAGGGCGAGTTCAAGACCGTGCCCGAGCGCGTGGTCTTCGCCGCTCATTGA